A window of Streptomyces puniciscabiei contains these coding sequences:
- a CDS encoding FAD binding domain-containing protein, with translation MLLRLPTSVSEAQEYLAEGAVPIGGATLLWATWQRDGFPEIAVSLRDLPEANVLGRDTVGGAVVLHRIDERVPDVLRLAAAQVGTGAVRRTATVGGNLVGSTLRCLLPAAIVLDARATVLESDGVQETDLAELVAKRPVLLSLRWRAPIACAYRKLAGEAGGPPPLVVASAVHADDAGERLRVAVRDGYDVLSGSAPCATDTEETLHALGATGFGDLPTAAWDVVRAQVTGLLGGRAAH, from the coding sequence GTGTTGTTGCGTCTCCCCACGTCGGTGTCCGAAGCGCAGGAGTATCTGGCCGAGGGCGCCGTGCCGATCGGAGGGGCCACGCTCCTGTGGGCCACATGGCAGCGGGACGGCTTCCCCGAAATCGCCGTGTCGCTACGGGACTTGCCCGAGGCCAACGTGCTGGGGCGGGACACCGTGGGAGGCGCTGTGGTCCTGCACCGGATCGACGAGCGGGTGCCGGACGTGCTGCGCCTGGCCGCCGCGCAAGTGGGCACCGGGGCCGTGCGGCGGACGGCGACGGTCGGCGGCAACCTCGTCGGCAGCACACTGCGCTGTCTGCTGCCCGCGGCGATCGTCCTGGACGCCCGGGCGACGGTGCTGGAATCCGATGGCGTCCAGGAGACGGACCTGGCCGAGCTGGTGGCCAAGCGCCCCGTGCTGCTCAGCCTGCGCTGGCGTGCACCGATCGCCTGCGCGTACCGGAAACTGGCCGGCGAGGCAGGTGGACCGCCACCCCTCGTCGTCGCCTCGGCGGTGCACGCCGACGACGCCGGCGAGCGGCTGCGGGTCGCCGTACGCGACGGCTACGACGTGCTCAGCGGCAGCGCCCCGTGCGCCACCGACACCGAGGAGACCCTGCACGCGCTGGGCGCGACGGGCTTCGGCGATCTGCCGACCGCCGCGTGGGACGTCGTACGCGCCCAGGTCACCGGCCTGTTGGGGGGCCGGGCCGCGCACTGA
- a CDS encoding DMT family transporter gives MEIPSASLARLVPGMVGMALVGSSVSVSRTLVGAPLFGTQAVRYAAATVILLVLARLAGVRPVWPRGREWLWLAGISVTGLVLFNVAVVRGVGHAEPAVIAVAVACVPVVLGVIGPVLERRRPSRQVLGAAPVVMAGAVLVEGTGRTDAVGVAWAALALGCEAAFTLLAVPVLRRHSPWGVSLHAMWMAAVLLAVLGGATEGPSAVRELSASQWAAVGYLALMVTAVAFVLWYSTVRAAGAGRAGLLTGVAPLAAAVVGAVSGSGAPGPSVWLGITVLILGLVGGLRPGGVRGGEAARSTRAESPRQQVRHK, from the coding sequence ATGGAGATACCTTCCGCTTCCTTGGCCCGGCTCGTCCCCGGCATGGTCGGGATGGCGCTGGTCGGCAGCAGCGTCAGCGTCTCGCGCACGCTCGTCGGCGCCCCGCTGTTCGGCACTCAGGCGGTCCGGTACGCGGCCGCGACCGTGATCCTCCTGGTCCTGGCGCGGCTCGCCGGTGTTCGCCCGGTGTGGCCGAGGGGCCGGGAGTGGCTGTGGCTGGCCGGGATCTCGGTCACCGGTCTGGTGCTGTTCAACGTGGCTGTGGTCCGGGGCGTCGGGCATGCAGAGCCCGCGGTGATCGCTGTGGCGGTCGCGTGCGTACCGGTGGTGCTCGGTGTGATCGGTCCGGTGCTGGAGCGGCGCAGGCCGAGCCGGCAGGTGCTGGGGGCGGCGCCTGTCGTCATGGCGGGCGCGGTGCTGGTGGAGGGTACGGGCCGCACCGATGCCGTAGGGGTGGCCTGGGCGGCACTGGCCCTGGGCTGCGAGGCCGCGTTCACGCTGCTCGCGGTGCCGGTACTGCGGCGGCACTCGCCGTGGGGAGTGTCCCTGCACGCGATGTGGATGGCGGCCGTGCTGCTGGCCGTGCTCGGCGGGGCGACCGAAGGGCCGTCGGCCGTACGGGAGTTGTCCGCGTCCCAGTGGGCGGCCGTCGGTTATCTGGCGCTGATGGTGACGGCGGTCGCCTTCGTGTTGTGGTACTCGACGGTTCGCGCTGCGGGAGCGGGGCGAGCGGGCCTGCTGACCGGTGTCGCGCCGCTTGCCGCGGCGGTCGTCGGCGCGGTCTCGGGCAGCGGCGCGCCGGGGCCGTCGGTGTGGCTGGGCATCACCGTGCTGATCCTCGGCCTGGTCGGTGGCCTGCGTCCAGGCGGCGTACGTGGCGGAGAGGCCGCGAGATCCACCCGTGCGGAATCCCCCCGTCAGCAAGTCCGGCATAAGTAG
- a CDS encoding glucose-1-phosphate thymidylyltransferase, with amino-acid sequence MKALLLSGGSGTRLRPITHTSAKQLVPVANKPVLFYGLEAIAEAGITQVGIIVGDTAEEIREAVGDGSAWELDVTYIPQAAPLGLAHAVLIAHEFLGDDDFVMYLGDNFVVGGITDLVAAFRRERPEAQILLTKVPDPTAFGVAELDAAGQVIGLEEKPRHPKSELALVGVYLFSPAIHEAVRSIQPSWRGELEITHAIQWLIDAGRDVRSTIISGYWKDTGNVTDMLEVNRSVLETLERRIDGTVDDDSEIIGRVRIDAGAKVTGSRIVGPVVVGPNTVITDSYVGPFTSIAGDCRIDDSEIEYSIVLRDSSMSGVRRVEASLIGRNVEVTPAPRKPAAHRFVLGDHSKVQISS; translated from the coding sequence ATGAAGGCACTTTTGTTGTCTGGTGGCTCAGGTACCCGTTTGCGCCCCATCACGCATACATCGGCGAAGCAACTTGTACCGGTCGCGAACAAACCGGTGCTGTTCTATGGCCTGGAAGCGATCGCCGAGGCGGGCATCACCCAGGTGGGGATCATCGTCGGGGACACCGCCGAGGAGATCCGGGAGGCGGTCGGCGACGGTTCCGCGTGGGAACTGGACGTCACGTACATCCCGCAGGCGGCGCCGCTGGGACTGGCGCACGCGGTGCTGATCGCCCATGAGTTCCTGGGCGACGACGACTTCGTGATGTACCTCGGTGACAACTTCGTCGTCGGGGGCATCACGGATCTGGTGGCCGCCTTCCGCCGCGAGCGCCCGGAGGCGCAGATCCTGTTGACGAAGGTGCCCGATCCGACCGCGTTCGGTGTGGCCGAGCTGGACGCGGCGGGCCAGGTGATCGGCCTGGAGGAGAAGCCCAGGCATCCCAAGAGCGAGCTCGCGCTGGTGGGCGTCTATCTGTTCTCCCCGGCGATCCACGAGGCCGTGCGCTCCATCCAGCCGTCCTGGCGCGGCGAGCTGGAGATCACGCATGCCATCCAGTGGCTGATCGACGCCGGCCGTGATGTGCGTTCCACGATCATCTCCGGGTACTGGAAGGACACCGGGAACGTCACCGACATGCTCGAGGTCAACCGCTCGGTCCTGGAGACCCTCGAACGCCGTATCGACGGCACGGTCGACGACGACAGCGAGATCATCGGCCGGGTGCGGATCGATGCCGGGGCGAAGGTCACCGGCAGCCGGATCGTGGGCCCGGTGGTCGTCGGCCCGAACACCGTGATCACCGACTCGTACGTCGGCCCCTTCACCTCGATCGCCGGGGACTGCCGGATCGACGACAGCGAGATCGAGTACTCGATCGTGCTGCGCGACTCCTCGATGAGCGGGGTGCGGCGGGTGGAGGCCTCCCTCATCGGGCGCAACGTCGAGGTGACGCCCGCACCCCGCAAGCCCGCCGCCCACCGTTTCGTCCTCGGAGACCACAGCAAGGTACAGATTTCGTCATGA
- the rfbB gene encoding dTDP-glucose 4,6-dehydratase, protein MTAPSSPARPTRILVTGGAGFIGSHYVRTLLGPAGPGEVAVTVLDKLTYAGNPANLDEVRDHPGFAFVQGDICDAALVDELLAGHDQVVHFAAESHVDRSILGADEFVRTNVLGTQTLLDAALRHGGAKTFVHISTDEVYGSIDFGSWPETDPLRPNSPYAASKASSDLIALAHHRTHGLDVRVTRCSNNYGHHHFPEKVIPLFITNLLDGKKVPLYGDGGNVRDWLHIDDHVQGIELVRTKGRAGEVYNIGGGTELTNKELTTLLLEACGADWDDSVEYVADRKGHDRRYSVDCAKIRAELGYEPRKDFATGLAETVTWYRENRAWWEPLKERAALWCRIRTPSTTSRKP, encoded by the coding sequence ATGACGGCCCCTTCGTCGCCGGCTCGGCCGACCCGGATCCTGGTGACCGGCGGTGCCGGTTTCATCGGCTCGCACTACGTCCGTACGCTGCTCGGCCCGGCCGGCCCGGGTGAGGTGGCGGTCACGGTGCTGGACAAGCTCACCTACGCGGGCAATCCGGCCAATCTCGACGAGGTGCGGGATCACCCGGGATTCGCCTTCGTCCAGGGGGACATCTGTGACGCCGCGCTGGTCGACGAGCTGCTCGCCGGCCACGACCAGGTGGTCCACTTCGCCGCCGAGTCGCATGTGGACCGCTCGATTCTTGGCGCCGACGAGTTCGTCCGGACCAACGTCCTGGGCACCCAGACCCTGCTGGACGCGGCGCTGCGCCACGGAGGCGCGAAGACCTTCGTGCACATCTCCACCGACGAGGTGTACGGATCGATCGACTTCGGCTCCTGGCCGGAGACGGACCCGCTGCGCCCCAACTCCCCGTACGCCGCCTCCAAGGCATCGAGCGACCTGATCGCCCTCGCGCACCACCGTACCCATGGGCTCGACGTGCGGGTGACCCGCTGCTCCAACAACTACGGGCACCATCACTTCCCGGAGAAGGTCATCCCGCTGTTCATCACGAACCTGCTGGACGGCAAGAAGGTCCCGCTGTACGGCGACGGTGGCAACGTCCGGGACTGGCTGCACATCGACGACCATGTCCAGGGCATCGAGCTGGTGCGCACCAAGGGGCGAGCCGGTGAGGTCTACAACATCGGCGGCGGAACCGAGTTGACCAACAAGGAGCTGACCACTCTGCTGCTGGAGGCCTGCGGTGCGGACTGGGACGACAGCGTCGAGTACGTCGCCGATCGCAAGGGCCACGACCGCCGTTACTCCGTGGACTGCGCGAAGATCCGCGCCGAGCTCGGCTACGAGCCCCGCAAGGACTTCGCCACCGGCCTCGCGGAGACGGTCACTTGGTACCGGGAGAACCGTGCCTGGTGGGAGCCGCTGAAGGAGCGAGCGGCGCTCTGGTGCCGGATCCGCACTCCTTCGACCACGAGCAGGAAACCATGA
- a CDS encoding sugar nucleotide-binding protein, which produces MTIPWLITGAGGVLGRDLLARLRQDGEQAVGPAHGVSDLTDADTVDDMIDANRSRNVADRAARSAVHDAEAREADALRVGGGPRHLAEARAGTGARLIQVPTAQRSACGPIEPTGEQALLARRSRTRGTSYARPGCASRTGSYGSGSPSSPMGRPPGSGTTRAAGRRPGWAAFPALLNEKKGSAW; this is translated from the coding sequence ATGACCATCCCTTGGCTGATCACCGGCGCCGGCGGAGTGCTGGGACGGGATCTCCTCGCGCGGCTTCGGCAGGACGGCGAGCAGGCGGTCGGGCCGGCCCATGGCGTCAGTGACCTCACGGACGCCGACACGGTGGACGACATGATCGATGCGAACCGGTCCCGGAACGTGGCCGACCGCGCCGCCCGGTCGGCCGTCCACGACGCCGAGGCACGGGAGGCGGACGCCCTGCGGGTCGGCGGCGGACCCCGGCACCTCGCCGAGGCCCGCGCGGGCACCGGCGCCAGGCTGATCCAGGTCCCGACGGCACAGCGCAGCGCGTGCGGGCCCATCGAGCCGACCGGGGAACAGGCGCTACTGGCACGGCGCTCCCGGACGCGGGGTACGTCGTACGCACGGCCTGGCTGTGCCTCGCGGACCGGTTCGTACGGCTCAGGCAGCCCGTCCTCGCCGATGGGGCGCCCGCCGGGCTCCGGAACGACGCGAGCGGCGGGGAGACGACCTGGTTGGGCTGCGTTTCCGGCTCTCCTCAACGAGAAGAAAGGTTCCGCCTGGTGA
- a CDS encoding acyltransferase — protein sequence MNFRIQPTAQVDETATIGDGTTVWDLAQIREDARLGSGCIVGRGAYVGPGVRIGDNVKLQNYALVYEPAQLGDGVFVGPAAVLTNDYFPRSVDPQGRLKRGGDWEAVAVVVGEGASLGARSVCVAPVRVGRWALVAAGAVVTRDVPDFALVAGVPARRIGWVGRAGVRLVERKGETGVWECPDTGALYDEKDGELAERA from the coding sequence GTGAACTTCAGGATCCAGCCGACCGCCCAGGTCGACGAGACGGCCACGATAGGTGACGGGACGACCGTATGGGACCTGGCCCAGATACGGGAGGATGCCCGGCTGGGCAGCGGGTGCATCGTGGGCCGGGGCGCGTACGTCGGCCCAGGGGTGCGGATCGGCGACAACGTGAAGCTCCAGAACTACGCGTTGGTCTACGAACCCGCCCAGCTCGGTGACGGGGTGTTCGTCGGTCCGGCGGCGGTGCTCACCAACGACTACTTCCCCCGTTCGGTGGACCCGCAGGGCCGCCTGAAGCGTGGCGGCGACTGGGAGGCCGTGGCGGTCGTGGTGGGCGAGGGAGCGTCCCTGGGGGCCCGTTCGGTGTGTGTGGCCCCGGTGCGCGTCGGTCGTTGGGCGCTGGTCGCGGCGGGTGCCGTGGTGACCCGGGACGTGCCGGACTTCGCGCTGGTGGCGGGAGTTCCGGCGCGCCGGATCGGCTGGGTCGGCCGGGCCGGCGTCCGGCTGGTCGAGCGGAAAGGGGAAACGGGCGTCTGGGAGTGCCCGGACACGGGGGCGCTGTACGACGAGAAGGACGGCGAACTCGCCGAGCGCGCATGA
- a CDS encoding WecB/TagA/CpsF family glycosyltransferase yields MSGRRSLFGVELDPLTMDETVRRCLEAVRDGRQLEIGVVNAAKLVNMRRDPRLARAVAGCDLVLADGQAVVWAGRILRAPLPERVAGIDLFLRLLAEAESAGMSVYFLGARQEVLQEMLRRVADRFPRLKVAGSRHGYFDDSQQEPIADGIARSGAHMLFLGMTSPKKEIFTAAYGARTGARVVHGVGGSFDILAGVTRRAPGSWQRWGLEWLYRALQEPRRLGRRYLTTNAAFVLMTAREFIRLNPSTAPANRSH; encoded by the coding sequence ATGAGCGGGCGTCGGTCCCTCTTCGGCGTCGAGCTGGACCCGCTGACGATGGACGAGACCGTGCGGCGCTGCCTCGAGGCGGTCCGGGACGGCAGGCAGCTCGAGATCGGGGTGGTCAACGCCGCGAAGCTGGTGAACATGCGGCGGGACCCCCGGCTCGCCCGGGCCGTGGCCGGCTGCGATCTCGTCCTCGCCGACGGACAGGCCGTGGTCTGGGCCGGCCGGATCTTGCGCGCACCGCTGCCCGAACGGGTGGCCGGCATCGACCTGTTCCTACGGCTGCTGGCCGAGGCGGAGTCGGCGGGCATGTCGGTGTACTTCCTCGGCGCCAGACAGGAAGTCCTTCAGGAGATGCTGCGCCGGGTGGCCGACCGCTTCCCCCGCCTGAAAGTGGCCGGCAGCCGGCACGGCTATTTCGACGACTCCCAGCAGGAGCCGATAGCGGACGGGATCGCCCGAAGCGGCGCCCACATGCTGTTCCTCGGCATGACCTCGCCCAAGAAGGAGATCTTCACCGCCGCCTACGGCGCGCGCACCGGCGCCCGGGTCGTCCACGGAGTCGGCGGCTCCTTCGACATCCTGGCCGGGGTCACCAGACGCGCCCCCGGGTCCTGGCAGCGGTGGGGACTGGAGTGGCTCTACCGCGCACTGCAGGAGCCGCGCCGTCTGGGCCGGCGCTATCTCACCACCAATGCTGCCTTCGTCCTCATGACGGCGCGAGAGTTCATCCGGCTCAACCCGTCGACCGCTCCCGCGAACAGGAGTCACTGA
- a CDS encoding nucleotide sugar dehydrogenase, which yields MRVVVVGQGYVGLPLAIRAAEVGHEVIGYDVDSRRVKSLSAGESFVEDVSSERIRAALDSGAYRASESARDCGGFDVAVVTVPTPLHEGTPDLRYIKESAVTLARYLRPGATVVLESTTYPGTTQELFAPILEDGSGLTAGSDFHLGYSPERIDPGNDVWGFKETPKVVSGVDAASLKAVQDFYAGLVDTTVPVSSPKEAELAKLLENTFRHVNIALVNEIAMFAHHLDIDVWQAIDAASTKPFGFMRFTPGPGVGGHCLPIDPSYLSWRVQRELGQSFRFVELANDINNHMPEYVARRIGDLFNARRRSVNGSSILLLGLAYKKNTGDARESPALRISQLLLDMGAQVKAADPHVVEGLPVDTRLVRVEPTAQELAAADVVVLLADHDSFDYELVAAHAPFVLDCRRRLPAGPTIEVL from the coding sequence ATGCGCGTCGTCGTGGTTGGACAGGGATACGTCGGCCTGCCACTGGCCATCCGTGCCGCCGAGGTCGGCCACGAGGTGATCGGCTACGACGTCGACTCCCGCCGGGTGAAGAGCCTTTCCGCCGGTGAGTCCTTCGTCGAGGACGTCTCCTCCGAGCGGATCCGCGCGGCACTGGACAGCGGTGCCTACCGCGCGAGCGAGTCGGCGCGCGACTGCGGCGGTTTCGACGTCGCCGTCGTGACCGTACCGACGCCGCTGCACGAGGGCACCCCCGACCTGCGCTACATCAAGGAGTCGGCGGTCACCCTCGCCCGCTACCTGCGTCCCGGAGCCACCGTCGTCCTGGAGTCGACCACGTATCCCGGCACCACCCAGGAGCTGTTCGCCCCGATCCTGGAGGACGGCTCGGGCCTCACCGCCGGCAGCGACTTCCACCTCGGCTACAGCCCCGAACGGATCGACCCCGGCAACGATGTCTGGGGCTTCAAGGAGACCCCGAAAGTCGTGTCCGGCGTCGACGCTGCATCGCTCAAGGCCGTTCAGGACTTCTACGCAGGGCTCGTCGACACCACCGTGCCGGTGAGCTCGCCGAAGGAGGCCGAACTCGCCAAACTGCTGGAGAACACCTTCCGTCATGTGAACATCGCGCTGGTCAACGAGATCGCGATGTTCGCCCACCACCTGGACATCGACGTCTGGCAGGCCATCGACGCGGCCTCCACCAAGCCCTTCGGCTTCATGAGGTTCACCCCCGGACCGGGCGTCGGCGGCCACTGCCTGCCGATCGACCCCTCGTACCTGTCCTGGCGGGTGCAGCGCGAACTCGGCCAGAGCTTCCGCTTCGTGGAGCTGGCCAACGACATCAACAACCACATGCCCGAGTACGTGGCACGCCGTATCGGCGACCTGTTCAACGCAAGACGCCGCTCCGTGAACGGCTCGAGCATCCTGCTGCTCGGCCTGGCGTACAAGAAGAACACCGGCGACGCCCGCGAGTCGCCCGCCCTGCGCATATCGCAACTCCTGCTGGACATGGGGGCCCAGGTCAAGGCTGCGGACCCGCACGTCGTGGAGGGCCTGCCGGTGGACACCCGCCTGGTGCGGGTCGAACCGACGGCGCAGGAGCTGGCGGCCGCCGACGTGGTGGTGCTGCTCGCCGACCACGACAGCTTCGACTACGAACTCGTCGCCGCGCACGCCCCGTTCGTCCTCGACTGCCGTCGACGGCTGCCGGCCGGACCCACGATCGAGGTGCTCTGA
- the wecB gene encoding non-hydrolyzing UDP-N-acetylglucosamine 2-epimerase yields the protein MPRVVCVAGARPNYMKIKPVMDALERRGADVVLVHTGQHYDPAMNDVFFADLGIRPPDRFLGVGSGTHAEQTGRVMTAFEPLLGEVRPDIVVVVGDINSTLACAVVTAKAGPLLAHVEAGLRSRDWGMPEEVNRVVTDRVSDFLLAPSPDAADNLRAEGYREDQIHLVGNVMIDTLLANLARARTSDVVSRYGLTAGEYGLVTLHRPANVDDPEVLGGLLKALGEIAGRCPLLLPVHPRAARRLADIGVPGGVQLVPPAGYLDFIALQDSARLVLTDSGGVQEETTALGVPCVTLRDNTERPVTVEQGTNVLAGRDPARIVTTVHRVLDDPPAPRRPELWDGRASDRIADVLLAGGTASTRPRPTGQTLPI from the coding sequence ATGCCACGAGTCGTCTGCGTCGCCGGGGCGCGCCCCAACTACATGAAGATCAAACCGGTGATGGACGCCCTGGAACGCCGGGGTGCGGACGTGGTCCTCGTCCACACCGGTCAGCACTACGACCCGGCCATGAACGACGTGTTCTTCGCCGACCTCGGCATCCGGCCGCCCGACCGCTTCCTCGGGGTCGGGTCCGGCACCCACGCCGAGCAGACCGGACGCGTGATGACCGCGTTCGAGCCCCTGCTCGGCGAGGTCCGCCCGGACATCGTCGTGGTGGTCGGCGACATCAACTCGACCCTGGCCTGCGCCGTGGTCACCGCCAAGGCCGGACCGCTGCTGGCCCATGTCGAGGCGGGCCTGCGCAGCCGCGACTGGGGCATGCCGGAGGAGGTCAACCGCGTCGTCACCGACCGCGTCAGCGACTTCCTGCTGGCCCCTTCACCCGACGCCGCCGACAACCTGCGCGCGGAAGGGTACCGGGAGGACCAGATCCACCTCGTCGGCAATGTCATGATCGATACGCTGCTGGCCAACCTGGCACGGGCCAGGACCTCGGACGTCGTCAGCCGGTACGGCCTGACCGCGGGCGAGTACGGCCTGGTCACCCTGCACCGCCCCGCCAACGTGGACGACCCCGAGGTCCTCGGCGGGCTCCTGAAGGCCTTGGGCGAGATCGCCGGCCGCTGCCCGCTGCTGCTGCCCGTGCACCCGCGCGCAGCGCGGCGGCTGGCCGACATCGGCGTCCCCGGAGGCGTCCAACTCGTGCCGCCGGCCGGGTACCTGGACTTCATCGCCCTGCAGGACTCCGCCCGGCTCGTGCTGACCGACTCGGGCGGCGTGCAGGAGGAGACCACCGCGCTGGGCGTGCCGTGCGTGACGCTGCGGGACAACACCGAGCGGCCCGTCACCGTCGAGCAGGGCACCAATGTGCTGGCCGGCCGGGATCCGGCACGCATCGTGACCACTGTGCACCGGGTGCTGGACGATCCGCCCGCGCCGCGTCGGCCCGAGCTGTGGGACGGGCGCGCGAGCGACCGCATCGCCGACGTGCTGCTGGCAGGAGGCACCGCGAGCACGCGGCCCAGGCCCACCGGCCAAACGCTCCCCATATGA
- a CDS encoding oligosaccharide flippase family protein: protein MDTARAPESETGETSDTPAPPPSPVANSLERKVRSAARWSLINTVFLRLGTFATGIVLARFALGPAQWGVYGIAQTVLLVLLSANELGVGLAIVRWEGDARRFAPTVLTLSTLSSGLLYVALFAAAPTVADLLGSPDATAVLRVMCLCVVIDGVAQVPGGFLTREFAQGRRMIIDGLNFVLGTAVTLLLAFAGWGAMSFAWGAVVGNVVTLIGCRLAAPGTLRYGWDAGQARALLRFGLPLAGASLLALAVVNVDTMVVGATLGNVSLGFYVLAFNISGWPVRIISEAARRVSFAGFSRLAESPQALAQGFSRALGVVITGTVPLCVLLAGLAEPVIQLVYGSRWTPAAAALPWLMALGLIRIGSELAYDCLVATGQRRSLFLVQGLWLVALIPVLLVAARLNGIVGVSQGHVLVAGGLVVPVFLIALGRGGIGVGRIARACAWPFLGGAVMGAIVLGLERPLGDGRLALLAIGTAALAAYTVCVLPSRDFLRGADRGARSHRARHRATVPVPSNQQDMG from the coding sequence ATGGACACCGCCCGCGCTCCGGAGAGCGAGACCGGTGAGACGAGCGACACCCCCGCTCCTCCCCCATCCCCGGTCGCCAACTCCCTTGAACGAAAGGTCCGTTCGGCTGCCCGGTGGAGCCTGATCAACACCGTCTTCCTGCGCCTGGGCACCTTCGCGACCGGCATCGTGCTGGCCCGCTTCGCCCTGGGCCCCGCTCAGTGGGGCGTGTACGGCATCGCCCAGACCGTGCTGCTGGTCCTGCTCTCCGCGAACGAACTGGGTGTGGGCCTGGCCATCGTGCGCTGGGAGGGGGACGCACGGCGGTTCGCTCCGACCGTGCTCACCCTCAGCACCCTCTCCAGCGGCCTGCTGTACGTGGCGCTGTTCGCGGCGGCACCGACGGTGGCCGACCTGCTCGGCTCACCGGACGCCACCGCCGTACTGCGTGTGATGTGCCTGTGCGTGGTGATCGACGGGGTGGCCCAGGTGCCCGGCGGATTCCTCACCCGGGAGTTCGCCCAGGGCAGGCGGATGATCATCGACGGCCTCAACTTCGTGCTCGGCACCGCGGTGACGCTGCTGCTCGCCTTCGCGGGCTGGGGTGCGATGAGCTTCGCCTGGGGAGCCGTGGTGGGCAACGTCGTGACGCTGATCGGCTGCCGGCTGGCCGCACCGGGCACCCTGAGATACGGCTGGGACGCCGGGCAGGCCAGGGCGCTGCTGCGGTTCGGGCTTCCGCTGGCGGGGGCGAGCCTGCTGGCCCTGGCGGTGGTCAACGTCGACACCATGGTGGTGGGCGCGACGCTGGGCAATGTGTCCCTGGGCTTCTACGTCCTCGCCTTCAACATCTCCGGCTGGCCGGTGCGGATCATCTCCGAGGCCGCCCGCCGGGTCTCCTTCGCCGGGTTCTCCCGTCTGGCGGAGTCGCCGCAGGCGCTCGCCCAGGGCTTCAGCCGTGCCCTGGGCGTGGTGATCACCGGCACCGTCCCGCTGTGCGTCCTGCTGGCCGGCCTCGCGGAGCCGGTCATCCAGCTGGTCTACGGCAGCCGGTGGACCCCTGCCGCCGCGGCGCTGCCCTGGCTGATGGCCCTCGGCCTGATCCGCATCGGCAGTGAACTCGCCTACGACTGTCTGGTGGCGACCGGACAGCGCCGTTCGCTCTTCCTGGTGCAGGGACTGTGGCTGGTGGCCCTGATCCCGGTGCTGCTCGTCGCCGCCCGTCTGAACGGCATCGTCGGAGTCTCCCAGGGCCATGTCCTGGTCGCAGGCGGCCTGGTGGTGCCCGTGTTCCTGATCGCCCTCGGCCGTGGCGGCATCGGCGTCGGCCGGATCGCCAGGGCCTGCGCCTGGCCCTTCCTCGGCGGGGCCGTGATGGGCGCGATCGTCCTCGGCCTGGAGCGCCCGCTCGGCGACGGACGGCTCGCGCTCCTCGCCATCGGCACGGCGGCGCTGGCCGCCTACACGGTGTGCGTCCTGCCCAGCCGCGACTTCCTGCGCGGTGCCGACCGCGGCGCCCGGTCCCACCGCGCCCGGCACCGGGCGACCGTACCGGTTCCGTCCAACCAACAGGACATGGGGTGA
- a CDS encoding glycosyltransferase family 2 protein, with protein MMRRVARAPWTLLKAAFGWLVLFEARNKILLAPTAVRLRRVEDAETRRLAARLPSPPSALVATVIATHRRPEALRAAVRSALEQTVRDQVVIVVDDGAGLPELPEDPRLFAVSLARNTGVAGVVRNVGIRLTRSRYVAFLDDDNLWEPDHLERTLAVLESPDGPDGVYTALRRVLPDGSEKDVLSVPYDRRRAARESFLDTNAFVARRTRSLRFSRLRRTPEVLPREDWELIRRYGRRHRVRHVPHPTVRYLVNPASFYTQWQRPS; from the coding sequence ATGATGCGTCGTGTCGCGCGGGCGCCCTGGACGCTGCTCAAGGCCGCGTTCGGCTGGCTGGTGCTCTTCGAGGCCAGGAACAAGATCCTGCTGGCTCCCACCGCGGTGCGGCTGCGCCGGGTGGAGGACGCCGAGACCCGACGGCTGGCCGCCCGCCTGCCTTCCCCGCCCTCGGCACTGGTCGCGACCGTGATCGCCACCCACCGGCGCCCCGAGGCGCTGCGTGCCGCGGTGCGCTCGGCCCTGGAGCAGACCGTCCGCGACCAGGTCGTCATCGTGGTCGACGACGGCGCCGGGCTGCCCGAACTCCCCGAGGACCCACGGCTGTTCGCCGTATCGCTGGCACGCAACACCGGCGTGGCGGGCGTCGTGCGCAACGTGGGCATCCGCCTCACCCGCTCGCGGTACGTGGCGTTCCTGGACGACGACAACCTGTGGGAACCCGACCATCTGGAGCGGACCTTGGCGGTCCTGGAGTCCCCCGACGGGCCCGACGGCGTCTACACGGCGCTGCGGCGCGTCCTGCCGGACGGCAGTGAGAAGGACGTGCTGTCGGTGCCCTACGACCGGCGCCGGGCCGCTCGCGAGTCCTTCCTGGACACCAACGCCTTCGTCGCCCGCCGCACCCGCTCCCTGCGCTTCAGCCGCCTGCGCCGGACCCCGGAGGTGCTGCCCCGCGAGGACTGGGAGCTGATCCGCCGGTACGGCCGCAGGCACCGGGTGCGCCATGTGCCGCACCCCACCGTCCGGTACCTGGTGAACCCGGCCAGCTTCTACACCCAGTGGCAACGGCCCAGTTGA